Proteins encoded within one genomic window of Amycolatopsis sp. 2-15:
- a CDS encoding LuxR C-terminal-related transcriptional regulator, with protein MDITRLFLIEDHRMVADVLTSSLAAVPWIRVVGTRATSDPTLRSALTTQQPDVVTVELESLTDIRERIRTWHEAAPTARFVALTASRDRDLAVCAAHAGIDTWIPKESSLEDLLKRVRGARAGHAWYPPELLAALFDRLRRDGATPRRPASTPLDVLSEREREVLVAMVDGDRSDQIAVRLQLSRNTVRTHTRNLFRKLKVHSGLEVVKIARAAGIEPQGEVPLWKGEIP; from the coding sequence GTGGACATCACACGCCTGTTCCTGATCGAGGACCACCGCATGGTGGCCGACGTGCTGACGTCGAGCCTCGCCGCGGTGCCCTGGATCAGGGTGGTCGGCACGCGCGCCACCTCCGATCCGACGCTGCGCTCCGCGCTCACCACGCAGCAACCGGACGTGGTGACCGTGGAGCTGGAGTCGCTCACCGACATTCGTGAGCGGATCCGCACCTGGCACGAAGCGGCGCCCACGGCCCGCTTCGTCGCCCTCACCGCGAGCCGGGACCGAGATCTCGCGGTGTGCGCCGCCCACGCGGGGATCGACACCTGGATTCCCAAGGAGAGTTCGCTCGAAGATCTGCTGAAGCGTGTGCGTGGCGCTCGCGCCGGGCACGCCTGGTACCCGCCGGAGCTGCTGGCCGCACTGTTCGACCGGTTGCGCCGCGACGGTGCCACTCCGCGCCGGCCGGCTTCGACCCCTCTCGACGTGCTGAGCGAGCGTGAACGCGAAGTGCTGGTGGCGATGGTCGACGGCGACCGCAGCGACCAGATCGCGGTTCGGCTCCAGCTTTCCCGCAACACCGTGCGCACGCACACCCGCAACCTGTTCCGCAAACTGAAAGTCCACAGCGGACTGGAAGTCGTCAAGATCGCCCGAGCTGCCGGCATCGAGCCCCAAGGCGAGGTGCCGTTATGGAAAGGGGAAATCCCTTGA
- a CDS encoding sensor histidine kinase has translation MATVPERRAATGRRSEDRTVQALWGVLHDLGHEITTLAYLVESELKDVAGVELIGEQVSRVRTLVSHALAAETHEEIVPLRPLLTQLVKLADRVSEPSVVLADGAAAAVRADGTVLWRILANVLGNAVRAAGPGGHVRVELTANSPVTVSITDDGPGFGRIPPGTASLGLVTVARLAEASGAQALVGPGEPEGTCVRIVFPSHLSEGEHE, from the coding sequence ATGGCAACCGTGCCGGAACGCCGGGCGGCCACCGGGCGCCGCAGCGAAGATCGAACCGTTCAAGCTCTGTGGGGGGTGTTGCACGATCTCGGCCACGAGATCACGACGTTGGCCTACCTGGTCGAGTCGGAGCTCAAGGACGTGGCCGGCGTGGAGCTGATCGGTGAGCAGGTTTCGCGGGTGCGCACGCTGGTCTCCCACGCGCTGGCAGCCGAGACGCACGAGGAGATCGTGCCGCTGCGGCCGTTGCTGACTCAGCTGGTGAAGCTGGCCGATCGGGTCAGCGAGCCGTCGGTGGTGCTCGCGGACGGAGCGGCCGCTGCCGTCCGCGCGGACGGCACGGTCCTGTGGCGGATCCTGGCCAACGTGCTGGGCAACGCGGTGCGCGCCGCGGGGCCCGGCGGTCACGTACGCGTGGAACTCACGGCGAACTCGCCGGTCACCGTGTCGATCACGGACGACGGGCCGGGATTCGGGCGCATCCCGCCGGGTACGGCGTCGCTCGGCCTGGTCACGGTCGCGCGCCTCGCCGAGGCGTCGGGGGCGCAGGCCCTGGTCGGACCGGGTGAACCGGAGGGCACGTGCGTGCGGATCGTCTTCCCCAGCCATCTGAGTGAAGGGGAGCATGAATGA
- a CDS encoding alpha/beta fold hydrolase codes for MRTRTRLARIATATAALGAAAVFVAVPSSAAPQQADHHAPAKAKPTIVLVHGAFADASSWNGEITRLQQRGYQVIAPANPLRGVASDAAYIKALVDSVDGPVVLVGHSYGGDVISEAAYNDPKVQALVYIAGYLPDKGETGLGLTSKFPGSTLGDTLQQVALPGGETDLYVKQDLFPKQFAADVPLSQARQMAASQRPVTMSALAEASTDPAWKQKPVWDLIPTGDKNIPPAAQKWMAERAHAHTVVVPGASHAVLVSRPDKVTDIILNAAEATTK; via the coding sequence ATGCGCACACGTACTCGCCTGGCCCGGATCGCCACCGCGACCGCCGCGTTGGGCGCGGCCGCCGTGTTCGTGGCGGTGCCGTCTTCGGCGGCGCCGCAGCAGGCCGACCACCACGCGCCGGCGAAGGCGAAGCCGACGATCGTGCTGGTACACGGTGCGTTCGCCGACGCGTCAAGCTGGAATGGGGAGATCACGCGCCTGCAGCAGCGCGGTTACCAGGTGATCGCCCCGGCGAACCCGCTGCGCGGGGTTGCCTCCGACGCCGCCTACATCAAGGCCCTGGTCGACAGCGTTGACGGACCCGTCGTGCTGGTCGGGCACTCCTACGGCGGCGACGTGATCAGCGAGGCCGCGTACAACGACCCGAAGGTGCAGGCGCTGGTCTACATCGCGGGCTACCTGCCCGACAAGGGTGAGACCGGGCTCGGCCTCACGAGCAAGTTCCCGGGCAGCACGCTCGGTGACACGCTTCAGCAGGTCGCCCTGCCCGGTGGCGAGACCGACCTCTACGTGAAGCAGGACCTCTTCCCGAAGCAGTTCGCCGCCGACGTCCCGCTGTCGCAGGCCCGGCAGATGGCCGCGAGCCAGCGCCCGGTCACCATGTCGGCGCTGGCCGAGGCCTCGACCGACCCCGCGTGGAAGCAGAAGCCGGTGTGGGACCTGATCCCGACCGGTGACAAGAACATCCCGCCGGCCGCGCAGAAGTGGATGGCCGAGCGCGCCCACGCCCACACCGTCGTCGTGCCGGGCGCCTCGCACGCCGTGCTGGTCTCGCGCCCCGACAAGGTCACGGACATCATCCTGAATGCCGCCGAGGCGACC
- a CDS encoding response regulator transcription factor: protein MTSIVLGDDHKVFLEALAGLLERHGMRVVGTARTLAKVVDTVRETRPDVCLLDRNFGAGPVEDGVAATLAASPGTKVIILTASPGKGAVADALRSGAAGYVHKTCGVEHLIIAIDRVIAGETLVDVPVRTSAPAADRSREVDLRERFLTGRERQCLAMLIDGDTTETMARRLGVSTATVRSHVQGVLVKLGVHSRLEAAALAVRHALVPAASVTSGFEAQLG, encoded by the coding sequence ATGACGAGCATCGTCCTGGGTGACGACCACAAGGTCTTTCTCGAAGCACTGGCCGGGTTGCTGGAGCGGCACGGGATGCGGGTGGTGGGCACCGCCCGCACGCTCGCGAAAGTGGTGGACACGGTGCGCGAAACGCGCCCGGACGTCTGCCTGCTCGACCGCAACTTCGGCGCCGGCCCCGTGGAAGACGGCGTCGCGGCGACGCTCGCGGCGAGCCCGGGCACCAAGGTCATCATACTCACGGCCAGCCCCGGCAAGGGCGCGGTCGCCGACGCCCTGCGCTCCGGCGCGGCCGGCTACGTGCACAAGACGTGCGGCGTGGAGCACCTCATCATCGCCATCGACCGTGTCATCGCCGGCGAAACCCTCGTCGACGTCCCCGTGCGCACCTCGGCGCCCGCGGCGGACCGCTCCCGCGAGGTCGACCTGCGCGAACGCTTCCTCACCGGCCGCGAACGCCAGTGTCTCGCGATGCTCATCGACGGCGACACGACGGAGACGATGGCGCGCCGCCTGGGCGTGTCCACGGCGACGGTGCGCAGCCACGTCCAGGGGGTGCTCGTGAAGCTCGGGGTGCACTCGCGCCTGGAGGCCGCGGCGCTGGCGGTGCGGCACGCGCTGGTGCCGGCGGCGTCGGTGACTTCGGGGTTCGAGGCTCAGCTCGGCTGA
- a CDS encoding nucleotide sugar dehydrogenase, whose product MAESPLSKTEGLISVAIVGMGYVGLPTALGLHADGARVLGLDTSADRRESILAGEPDLVEADLARLALARRDNRFDLTGDPARLAEADAVIICVPTPLDRYLTPDLGPLRSACRSVVEHTRPGQTLILTSTSYVGTTREMLAEPLRKRGLVLGEDVFVAFSPERIDPGVAEHTQQSTPRVVGGCTPACSDHARRVLEKLTPLVHEVSSAETAELTKLYENSFRAVNIALANEFAGICSTLELDPIEVTRAAATKPYGFMSFYPGPGVGGHCIPCDPHYLLWQLREAHGDAPLISQAMTSIAHRPGQVADRVTATLSAAGRGVAGARIVVAGVTYKPGVRDLRESSALEIIERLAAGGAKVEYHDPLVPELKLGGRSFQSNPDPHGTDFDLVLIHTVHPGQSYDWIEHCPLVLDATYTFDAATHRELV is encoded by the coding sequence ATGGCCGAATCACCCCTCAGCAAGACCGAGGGCCTCATCTCCGTCGCCATCGTCGGCATGGGCTACGTGGGTCTGCCGACCGCGCTGGGCCTGCACGCCGACGGCGCGCGAGTGCTGGGTCTCGACACGAGCGCCGACCGGCGCGAGTCGATCCTGGCCGGCGAGCCCGACCTGGTCGAGGCCGACCTCGCGCGCCTCGCCCTGGCCCGGCGTGACAACCGGTTCGACCTCACCGGCGACCCCGCGCGGCTCGCCGAGGCCGACGCGGTGATCATCTGCGTCCCGACGCCGCTGGACCGTTACCTGACCCCGGATCTGGGCCCGCTGCGTTCGGCGTGCCGGTCGGTGGTCGAGCACACCCGCCCGGGCCAGACGCTCATCCTCACCTCCACCAGCTACGTGGGAACCACGCGCGAGATGCTCGCGGAACCGCTGCGGAAGCGGGGTCTCGTGCTCGGTGAGGACGTGTTCGTGGCGTTCAGCCCCGAGCGCATCGACCCCGGCGTCGCCGAGCACACGCAGCAGAGCACGCCGCGCGTCGTCGGGGGCTGCACGCCGGCGTGCAGCGACCACGCCCGGCGCGTGCTGGAGAAGCTGACTCCCCTCGTGCACGAAGTCTCCTCGGCCGAAACGGCGGAGCTGACGAAGCTGTACGAGAACTCGTTCCGCGCGGTGAACATCGCGCTGGCCAACGAGTTCGCCGGCATCTGCTCGACGCTGGAACTCGACCCGATCGAGGTGACGCGCGCGGCCGCCACGAAACCGTACGGGTTCATGAGTTTCTACCCCGGCCCCGGCGTCGGCGGGCACTGCATCCCGTGCGACCCGCACTACCTGCTGTGGCAGCTGCGCGAGGCCCACGGCGACGCGCCGCTGATCAGCCAGGCCATGACGTCGATCGCGCACCGGCCCGGCCAGGTCGCCGACCGCGTCACGGCCACGCTTTCGGCCGCCGGCCGGGGCGTCGCGGGCGCGCGGATCGTGGTGGCGGGCGTGACGTACAAGCCGGGTGTGCGCGACCTGCGCGAGTCGTCGGCGCTGGAGATCATCGAGCGGCTGGCGGCCGGTGGGGCGAAGGTCGAGTACCACGACCCGCTCGTGCCGGAGCTGAAGCTGGGCGGGCGGTCGTTCCAGAGCAACCCCGACCCGCACGGCACGGACTTCGACCTCGTGCTGATCCACACCGTCCACCCCGGACAGTCCTACGACTGGATCGAGCACTGCCCCTTGGTGCTCGACGCCACCTACACGTTCGACGCGGCCACTCACCGCGAACTGGTCTGA
- a CDS encoding polysaccharide deacetylase family protein gives MERRTRKHRKARKGLDFRRARTRLAVCAAALLCVLPALVVGSSTAGASLARPLGVVLTFDDGNADQMSALPILQKYNMKGTFYIISGSVGAANYLTQANLQTIKTGGHEIGGHTVSHPDLTTVPADEAKRQICNDRAALAGMGFSVTSFAYPYASVNTAVANTAKTCGYNSARGLGDLASAHGCAGCPAAETTKPADPYQLKALDQDDNTWTLAQMQSAVTAAERNGGLLTFTFHHVCAGTGCDALSITPTRLDQFLSWLNARKNVGTTVKTMNQAIGGTVKPIVTAPASTNTTLANTSLESSTSGTGFPDCYMPGGYGGNTPTWTRTTDKHTGTYAQKLDVTNYTDGDAKLLPTFDLGACTPKVTAGSTYTAGVWYKSTAITQFSLYYRNAQGFWQYWTSGPWLAAAPNWTQATFTTPAAPAGAVGMSFGLALIANGSVTTDDYSFAAGSGAAAAAAIKASTTSPQRYSVTSRNSLKAGTFGRNAKPLVGAQPGQIIAPVEPGD, from the coding sequence ATGGAAAGAAGAACGCGGAAACACCGCAAGGCCCGCAAGGGATTAGATTTCCGGCGGGCACGCACGCGGCTCGCGGTCTGCGCGGCCGCGCTGCTGTGCGTGCTGCCCGCGTTGGTGGTGGGCAGTTCCACGGCGGGTGCGTCGTTGGCGCGGCCGCTGGGCGTCGTCCTCACCTTCGACGACGGCAACGCGGATCAGATGAGCGCGCTGCCGATCCTGCAGAAGTACAACATGAAGGGCACGTTCTACATCATCAGCGGTTCGGTCGGCGCGGCCAACTACCTGACGCAGGCGAACCTGCAGACGATCAAGACCGGCGGGCATGAAATCGGTGGTCACACCGTGTCGCACCCCGACCTCACGACGGTGCCCGCCGACGAGGCGAAACGGCAGATCTGCAACGACCGCGCCGCGCTGGCCGGCATGGGCTTCTCCGTCACGAGCTTCGCATACCCGTACGCGTCGGTGAACACGGCGGTGGCGAACACCGCCAAGACGTGCGGCTACAACAGCGCTCGCGGTCTTGGTGACCTCGCGTCGGCGCACGGTTGTGCCGGCTGTCCCGCCGCCGAGACGACCAAACCGGCCGACCCGTATCAGTTGAAGGCCCTCGACCAGGACGACAACACCTGGACGCTGGCCCAGATGCAGAGCGCGGTCACCGCGGCCGAGCGCAATGGCGGCTTGCTCACGTTCACGTTCCACCACGTCTGCGCCGGAACCGGGTGCGACGCACTGTCGATCACACCCACGCGGCTCGACCAGTTCCTGTCGTGGCTCAACGCGCGCAAGAACGTGGGCACGACGGTGAAGACGATGAACCAGGCCATCGGTGGCACGGTGAAGCCCATCGTGACGGCGCCGGCATCGACGAACACCACGCTCGCGAACACGTCGCTGGAGAGCTCGACCAGTGGCACCGGGTTCCCCGACTGCTACATGCCGGGCGGTTACGGCGGCAACACGCCGACGTGGACCCGCACGACAGACAAGCACACGGGGACCTACGCCCAGAAGCTCGACGTCACCAACTACACCGACGGTGACGCCAAGCTGCTGCCGACGTTCGACCTCGGGGCGTGTACACCCAAGGTGACCGCAGGCAGCACGTACACCGCCGGCGTTTGGTACAAGTCCACGGCGATCACGCAGTTCTCGCTGTACTACCGCAACGCGCAGGGCTTCTGGCAGTACTGGACGTCCGGACCATGGCTCGCGGCGGCGCCGAACTGGACGCAGGCGACGTTTACCACTCCCGCCGCCCCCGCAGGCGCGGTCGGGATGAGCTTCGGCCTCGCGCTCATCGCCAACGGTTCGGTGACGACGGACGACTACTCGTTCGCCGCGGGTTCCGGTGCGGCAGCGGCGGCTGCCATCAAGGCGTCCACCACGAGTCCGCAGCGGTACAGCGTGACCAGCCGCAACTCGCTGAAGGCCGGCACGTTCGGTCGCAACGCGAAGCCGCTGGTCGGCGCGCAGCCCGGGCAGATCATCGCTCCCGTGGAGCCCGGTGACTGA